The following proteins are encoded in a genomic region of Cryptomeria japonica chromosome 11, Sugi_1.0, whole genome shotgun sequence:
- the LOC131079005 gene encoding uncharacterized protein LOC131079005, giving the protein MDTKEKSLHLLGTFGIVGEVFKIIHSQFKVLGIITLVSILPPVLITLANILLASYVRSMIYYEKSDFETGLYILKWTEFLVVEVVWITFFYMGLMPSIAAVVYTVAGVYKGEQGISVESLPAVWKRMLITCMWHFLASLVIVVGFGFVMMLSIWMPLGIPFLIGLVVFGCLGMYVTMVWHMATVVSVMEEDYYGFAGLKRSQRLIHGKRLTAWGLLMFLIVFVGLFNFAAVVGNYFSVNFWVSLLYTVGYVVFASGITLMWEVTQSVLYFVCKAHHGDSLDQGLSLEACPERPPISTAGGNLNFEINNNNMGRPNFLTS; this is encoded by the coding sequence ATGGATACGAAGGAGAAAAGTTTACATCTGCTGGGAACGTTTGGAATTGTGGGAGAGGTCTTCAAAATCATTCACTCTCAATTTAAGGTGCTGGGGATCATCACTCTAGTGTCGATCCTTCCTCCTGTTTTAATAACACTGGCCAACATTTTGCTGGCATCGTATGTTCGCTCTATGATTTATTACGAGAAATCAGATTTCGAAACGGGTCTGTACATACTAAAGTGGACGGAGTTTCTAGTAGTGGAAGTTGTATGGATAACATTTTTTTATATGGGGTTGATGCCTTCCATAGCAGCAGTTGTCTATACTGTGGCCGGCGTTTACAAGGGGGAGCAGGGAATCTCTGTCGAATCGCTTCCAGCCGTGTGGAAACGCATGCTCATAACTTGCATGTGGCATTTTCTTGCGAGCTTGGTGATTGTTGTGGGTTTTGGTTTTGTTATGATGCTATCAATATGGATGCCGCTTGGTATTCCGTTTCTGATTGGTCTCGTGGTGTTCGGGTGCCTGGGAATGTACGTGACAATGGTGTGGCATATGGCGACTGTGGTGAGTGTTATGGAGGAGGATTATTATGGGTTCGCAGGCTTGAAGAGGAGCCAACGTCTCATTCATGGAAAGCGCCTCACAGCGTGGGGGCTCCTTATGTTTTTGATTGTATTTGTTGGTCTGTTTAATTTTGCAGCGGTTGTGGGGAATTATTTTTCAGTGAATTTCTGGGTCAGCTTATTGTACACAGTAGGCTATGTTGTGTTCGCGTCTGGAATTACTTTAATGTGGGAGGTAACGCAGAGCGTGCTCTACTTTGTGTGCAAAGCTCACCACGGGGACAGCTTAGATCAAGGTTTGTCTTTGGAGGCCTGCCCAGAAAGACCACCAATTTCTACTGCTGGCggaaatttgaactttgaaatcAACAACAATAACATGGGCCGGCCGAATTTTCTTACCAGTTAG